A single genomic interval of Pectinophora gossypiella chromosome 22, ilPecGoss1.1, whole genome shotgun sequence harbors:
- the LOC126377228 gene encoding transcription factor BTF3 homolog 4, with product MNTEKLKKLQSQVRIGGKGTPRRKKKVVHATAATDDKKLQSSLKKLSVNTIPGIEEVNMIKEDGTVIHFNNPKAQASLAANTFAITGHGETKQIAEMLPGILSQLGPEGLNQLKRLASSVAAPKPLEEDDEVPNLVGNFDEASKQEAKEVVTDEKEKEKENEKEKKPETETKAADKKTD from the coding sequence atgaacaCCGAGAAACTGAAGAAACTGCAGTCTCAGGTCCGCATCGGCGGTAAGGGCACTCCGAGGCGTAAGAAGAAGGTTGTCCACGCCACGGCCGCCACAGACGACAAGAAACTCCAGTCGTCGCTGAAAAAGTTGTCAGTGAACACTATTCCTGGAATCGAAGAGGTGAATATGATAAAAGAAGATGGCACTGTGATACACTTCAACAACCCGAAAGCGCAGGCCTCCCTTGCCGCGAATACTTTCGCTATCACAGGGCATGGAGAGACCAAGCAAATCGCTGAAATGCTCCCTGGCATCCTCAGCCAGCTCGGGCCCGAGGGATTAAATCAACTTAAGAGGTTAGCTTCGAGCGTCGCGGCGCCCAAGCCACTCGAAGAGGACGATGAAGTTCCTAACCTCGTTGGTAACTTCGACGAAGCCTCAAAGCAAGAGGCTAAGGAAGTAGTCACcgatgaaaaagaaaaggagaaggaaaatgaaaaagaaaagaaacccGAGACAGAAACCAAAGCTGCAGACAAAAAAACTGACTAA